In the Gossypium arboreum isolate Shixiya-1 chromosome 10, ASM2569848v2, whole genome shotgun sequence genome, one interval contains:
- the LOC108481486 gene encoding LOW QUALITY PROTEIN: uncharacterized protein LOC108481486 (The sequence of the model RefSeq protein was modified relative to this genomic sequence to represent the inferred CDS: inserted 1 base in 1 codon; deleted 2 bases in 1 codon; substituted 2 bases at 2 genomic stop codons) → MRDQMLESQKSMMEELTRLRTSRTDKGKGPMTNVGNNNEDSLYPPGFYPVNAQVQHERPAVTEDPLYPPSFTPMNTQMPLEPHMQRPSVTIRPQQQQADTSMPMNYQAGSGSNPGDNPINPCVPDLNDVVEAEKTRVELLKELEERCRWLEEKFKEIENTDYRGGIDAKELSLVPNLVLPLKFKTPEFEKYNGTSCPEAHITMFCRRMAGYVHNDQLLIYCFQDSLVGSAAKWYNQLSRAQIHSXKDLAQAFMKQYGHVTDIAPDRNTLQNMEKKQNESFRQYAQRWREVATQVQPPLLEKETTMLFINTLKAPFINHMLGSATKSFSDIVMSGEMIENAIRCGKIEAGENTKKSIPRRKENKVNNTSVYNKSYNKPVTVSQLMTVTISHQGSARQESNSRPNTERVQFTPIPMSYKELYQSLFDAHVVSPFYLKPLQPPFPKWYDTNAQCEYHAGITGHSIENCTAFKKLVENLIEMGVIKFDDSPGPNVAGNPLPDHTNKGVNTIVESGSKRIKMDVSEVKTPLKRVWEEMVEEECNKFRSIVQNLMDNKEMEFYEETRGSEEEEVYATEEGTTEEVQRVNYPVVIISRSKINEAGVQLVPKVIIQKSISFPYKDSKKVPWNYDCNVTIPGGESPASASQENQDVGFYTRSGKRYDPMSTKNETVKEKALTAKQRKEKTVRFESPVNESVTENEAREFLKFLKHSEYSVVEQLRKQPARISVLVLLLSSKTHRNALMKVLNETYVANDISVNKLDHLVNNISTDNFIFFNDDEIPPGGIGSTKAVHITTRCKGFTLPGVLIDNGLALNILPLSTLNRLPVDSSHMKACQNVVRAFDGTKTKVMGRIEIPLLIGPSTYEIDFLVMDIRPSYNCLLGRPWIHSAGAVPSSLHQKLKFITEGRLVAVNAEEDIIASVTSNAPYVGTNDKAIECSFRSLEFVNATFVVEGKKFSTPRISKTTRIGLQLTVGKGDLPGKGFGRSLQGRVEAPMLMDKRDRFGLGFKPDDFKNDRDCNLSPDLLRMVEQEEKQILPHRESLEVVNLGDELEKKEVKIGVGITTETKRELIELLKEFKDVFAWSYQEMPGLSTDIVVHRLPIKEECKPVQQKLRRMRPNVLLKIKEEIKKQFDAGFLQVVKYLEWVANIVPVPKKDGKVRMCVDYRDLNRASPKDNFPLPHIDTLVDNTACYSLFSFMDGFSRYNQIKMHPEDMSKTTFVTMWGTFCYKVMPFGLKNAGATYQRAMVTLFHDMMHKEIEVYVDDMIAKSHIEEEHVQVLTKLFLRLKKFQLKLNPAKCTFGARSGKLLGFVVNEKGIEINPDKVKAIQELPLPRTQKKVRGFLGRLNYIARLISQLTEKCDPIFRLLKKHNPGVWDMECHKTFDKDKQYLSNAPVLTPPSPDKPLILYMTVFENSTGCVLGQHDGSGRKERAIYYLNKKFTECETRYSPIENLCCALIWTTRRLRQYMLYHTTWLISKLDPLKYLMESTALNERMARWQILLSEFDIVYVNQKAVKGSAIADFLANRALEDYEPLNFDFPNEDLMYVATTKEDHQEGHPWKLNFDGASNAVGNEIGAVLVSPDGDHYPFASKLDFDCTNNMAEYEACIMGIHGAIEREIKILEVYGDSALVIYQLKGEWETRDPKLINYRNLVLELIXEFDDIVFYYLPREENQMADALATLASMIKVNKQEDMKSIQMSIYEALAYCYNLEEEVENDDHPWYHDILRYVKNREYLDQATEKEKRMLRRLVSDYVLDEEILYKRRKDQVLLRCVDAIEARKILEEVHEGVCGTHANSFTIARKIMRFGYYWSTMEGDCINYAKRCHKCQIYGDKINVPPSPLHVMTSPWPFSMWGMDVIGPISPKSSNRHRFIFVVIDYFTKWVEAASYANXTKSAVSKFLKREIICRYGTPEKIISDNALNLNNSTIAEVCSQFKIRHHNSSPYRPKMNGAVEAANKNIKKIVGKMTETYKDWHEKLPFALYAYRTSIRTSTGATPFSLVYGMEKVLSIEVEIPSLRVLTEVKLDEVEWIQSRYDQLNLIEEKRLKEIRHGQMYQKWMMQAYNKKVRPREFHEGDLVLKKILPIQKDFRGKWMPNWEGPYVVKKAFSGGALILTEMDGKTLPNPVNSDSIKKYFA, encoded by the exons ATGAGGGATCAAATGCTGGAATCGCAAAAAAGTATGATGGAAGAGCTAACCCGACTACGGACTAGTAGGACAGATAAAGGAAAGGGTCCTATGACCAATGTTGGAAATAATAATGAAGACTCCCTTTACCCCCCTGGTTTTTATCCAGTAAACGCTCAAGTGCAACATGAAAGGCCAGCCGTTACTGAGGATCCTCTCTACCCCCCTAGTTTCACTCCGATGAATACTCAAATGCCACTCGAACCACACATGCAAAGGCCGTCTGTGACAATCAGGCCCCAACAACAACAGGCCGATACCTCGATGCCGATGAACTATCAGGCTGGTTCAGGTTCTAATCCGGGGGATAACCCGATTAACCCTTGTGTCCCCGATCTTAATGATGTAGTAGAAGCGGAAAAGACAAGGGTGGAGCTTCTGAAAGAACTCGAAGAGCggtgtagatggttggaagaaaaatttaaagaaatagaaAACACTGACTATCGTGGTGGAATTGATGCTAAGGAGTTAAGTTTAGTTCCAAACTTGGTGCTTCCCctcaagttcaaaactccagaATTTGAAAAATACAATGGAACTAGCTGTCCAGaggctcacatcactatgttttGTCGAAGAATGGCAGGATACGTTCACAATGATCAACTGTTGATCTACTGCTTTCAGGACAGTTTGGTCGGGTCTGcggccaaatggtacaaccaactaaGCCGTGCTCAAATTCATTCGTAGAAAGACTTggcacaagctttcatgaagcaATACGGCCACGTGACAGACATAGCACCCGATCGAAACACGTTACAAAATATGGagaagaaacagaatgaaagttttaggcagtacgcccaaagatggagagaggtggcgACGCAAGTCCAACCACCTCTTCTGGAGAAAGAAACGACTATGCTCTTTATCAACACTCTGAAAGCTCCATTTATCAACCACATGCTGGGAAGTGCTACTAAGagcttctcagacatagtaatgtcaGGAGAGATGATAGAGAACGCGATAAGATGTGGGAAGATTGAAGCAGGAGAAAATACCAAGAAATCAATTCCGAGGAGAAAAGAAAACAAGGTGAATAACACGAGTGTATACAATAAGAGTTATAACAAGCCTGTCACTGTGAGCCAACTGATGACGGTGACTATCAGCCATCAGGGTTCCGCGAGACAAGAGTCTAACTCAAGGCCTAACACAGAAAGAGTCCAGTTTACGCCTATCCCAATGTCCTACAAGGAATTGTATCAGAGCTTATTTGATGCCCATGTGGTGTCACCTTTCTACTTGAAGCCTTTACAACCCCCGTTTCCAAAATGGTACGACACAAACGCCCAATGTGAGTACCACGCAGGAATAACGGGGCACTCAATTGAGAATTGTACCGCGTTCAAAAAGTTAGTGGAAAACCTCATCGAAATGGGTGTCATAAAGTTTGATGACTCACCAGGTCCCAATGTGGCAGGAAATCCGTTACCCGACCATACTAATAAAGGGGTAAACACGATAGTCGAAAGTGGGAGcaaaagaatcaagatggatgtATCAGAGGTAAAAACCCCGCTTAAACGAGTTTGGGAGGAGATGGTGGAAGAAG AGTGCAACAAGTTCAGGTCCATAGTGCAAAatctgatggacaataaggagatggAATTTTATGAAGAAACCAGAGGATCAGAGGAAGAAGAGGTGTACGCTACAGAGGAGGGAACAACAGAAGAGGTCCAAAGAGTTAATTATCCTGTAGTGATCATTTCGAGATCCAAGATCAATGAAGCTGGAGTACAACTGGTGCCAAAAGTTATAATCCAAAAATCGATATCCTTCCCATACAAGGATAGCAAAAAGGTTCCTTGGAATTATGACTGCAACGTGACAATCCCCGGGGGGGAAAGCCCAGCAAGTGCTTCACAGGAAAACCAAGATGTAGGTTTCTATACACGCAGTGGGAAACGTTATGATCCTATGAGTACAAAAAATGAAACCGTTAAAGAAAAGGCCCTTACGGCTAAGCAAAGGAAGGAGAAGACGGTCAGGTTCGAATCGCCAGTCAATGAGTCGGTAACCGAGAATGAAGCTagggaatttttaaaatttttaaagcacAGTGAGTACAGCGTCGTTGAACAGCTACGTAAGCAACCAGCTCGCATCTCAGTACTAGTCTTACTGCTGAGCTCGAAAACGCATCGGAACGCGttaatgaaagtattgaatgagaCTTATGTCGCGAATGACATATCAGTTAACAAACTGGATCATCTGGTTAACAACATCAGCactgataattttattttctttaacgatgatgaaataccaccggGAGGTATAGGGTCTACAAAGGCTGTGCACATTACCACACGTTGTAAGGGATTCACATTGccgggggtattgattgataATGGATTGGCACTAAACATCTTACCTCTATCCACATTAAATAGGTTACCCGtagatagttcccatatgaaagCATGTCAAAATGTGGTGAGGGCGTTCGATGGTACCAAAACGAAAGTAATGGGAAGGATTGAAATACCCCTTTTAATTGGCCCTAGCACGTACGAGATAGACTTCTTGGTAATGGACATCAGGCCCTCTTACAATTGCTTGTTGGGAAGGCCCTGGATTCACTCAGCGGGGGCAGTGCCGTCATCGTTACATCAAAAGCTCAAATTTATAACTGAAGGTCGATTGGTGGCGGTAAATGCGGAAGAAGATATCATTGCATCCGTTACTAGTAATGCACCGTATGTGGGGACAAATGATAAAGCCATAGAGTGTTCTTTTCGGTCGTTAGAATTTGTAAATGCGACCTTTGTTGTCGAAGGAAAGAAGTTCTCGACGCCCCGAATCTCTAAAACAACAAGAATAGGCCTACAACTGACGGTTGGGAAAGGAGATTTGCCAGGGAAAGGGTTTGGAAGAAGCCTACAAGGGAGGGTTGAAGCACCTATGCTCATGGACAAACgagaccgctttggcttaggattcaagCCAGAT gactttaAAAATGACAGAGACTGTAACCtatcccctgatttgttaagaatggtagaacaagaagaGAAACAAATTCTACCTCACAGAGAGTCATTAGAAGTCGTGAAtttgggagatgaactagaaaagaaagaagtaaagatcggagTTGGCATTACCACGGAGACAAAGCGGGAGCTTATTGAGTTACTCaaagagttcaaggatgtctttgcatggtcgtatcaagaaatgcctgggctaagtactgatatcgtggtacacAGGCTTCCCATTaaagaagaatgcaagccagttcaacagaaactccgaaggatgaggccaaatgttttgttgaaaataaaagaggaaatcaagaagcaattcgatgctggtttcttacaagtggttaagtacttagaatgggtagccaatatcgtccctgtccctaaaaaagatggaaaggtacgaatgtgtgtagacTATAGAGATCTGAACAGAGCTAGCCCGAAGGATAATTTCCCATTGCCTCATATTGACACTTTAGTGGATAATACGGCATGTTACTcattgttctcctttatggatggtttctcaaggtacaatcagatcaagatgcatcccgAAGACATGAGtaaaaccacatttgtgaccatgtggggaactttttgttataaggtgatgcctttcggattgaagaatgcgggagcaacatatcagagagccatggtaaccctgttccatgatatgatgcacaaagaaattgaagtctatgttGACGACATGATCGCTAAATCCCATATagaagaagagcatgtgcaagtcttgacgaaattatttttgaggttgaaAAAGTTCCAACTGAaactcaatccagcaaaatgtaccttTGGGGCCAGGTCAGGGAAACTGCTAGGATTCGTAGtcaatgaaaaagggattgagattaacccagataaagtcaaagccatacaagagttacctctGCCACGTACTCAAAAAAAAGTTCGGGGATTCTTAGGGAGACTAAATTATATCGCTCGgcttatttcacaactaaccgagaaatgtgaccccatatttcgCCTCCTCAAGAAACATAACCCTGGTGTTTGGGATATGGAGTGCCATAAGACTTTTGACAAGgataagcaatatttgtctaatgccccAGTGCTGACACCACCTAGTCCAGATAAACCACTGATACTGTATATGACAGTATTTGAAAATTCTACAGGATGTGTGCTCGGCCAACACGATGggtcaggaaggaaagaaagagcgatatattacctcaataAGAAGTTCACTGAATGTGAGACGAGGTACTCGCCAATTGAAAATTTGTGTTGTGCCTTAATTTGGACAACCCGacgactgagacaatacatgttgtatcacacAACTTGGCTGATTTCTAAATTGGAtcctctgaagtacttgatggaaTCAACTGCTTTGAACGAaagaatggcccgatggcaaattctgctttccgAATTTGACATCGTCTATGTAAATCAGAAAGCtgtaaaagggagcgcaatagcagattttctagccaatagagctctagaagactacgagcctctgaactttgatttcccaaatgaagatctgaTGTACGTAGCAACCACTAAAGAAGACCAtcaagaaggtcatccttggaaactaaacttcgatggagcatcaaatgctgtgggtaatgaAATTGGGGCAGTTTTGGTATCCCCagacggagatcattatcccttcgctagtaaattagattttgactgtacaaacaatatggcagaatacgaagcatgcatcatgggcatCCATGGAGCCATAGAACGCGAGATTAAAATACTAGAAGTATACGGAGATTctgcgctagtgatttatcaactcaaaggtgaatgggagacgagaGATCCCAAGTTGATCAATTACAGAAATCTAGTCCTTGAATTGATTTAAGAATTTGATGATATCGTCTTCTACTATCTCCCccgagaagaaaatcagatggccgaCGCCCTAGCAACTCTAGCctctatgatcaaggtgaacaaacaagaagatATGAAATCGATCCAAATGAGTATTTACGAGGCTCTAGCTTATTGTTACAACCTTGAAGAAGAAGTAGAAAATGATGATCAtccttggtaccacgatatcctgcggtatgtgaagaatcgtgagtacctcGACCAAGCtactgaaaaagaaaaaagaatgttGAGAAGACTGGTCAGCGACTATGTCTTGGACGAGGAGATtctatacaaaagaaggaaggatcaagtactgttaagatgtgtagacgctaTTGAGGCCaggaaaatcttggaagaagttcatGAGGGCGTCTGTGGAACACACGCTAACAGCTTTACAATAGCTAGGAAAATTATGAGATttggttattattggtccaccatggaaggagactgtattaactatgccaaaagatgtcataagtgccaaatctatggggACAAGATTAACGTGCCTCCCTCACctctgcatgttatgacttctccatggcctttttcgatgtggggcatggatgtgattgggccaatttcaccaaaatcttcaaatagacatcgattcatctttgtggttatcgattatttcaccaagtgggtGGAGGCCGCTTCGTATGCTA TTACAAAAtcagcagttagcaagttcctaaaGAGAGAGATTATCTGTCGTTATGGAACTCCAGAaaagatcatatctgacaatgcattgaatttgaacaacagtaCAATAGCAGAggtctgcagtcagttcaagatcagacaccacaactcgtcgccgtatcgcccgaaaatgaatggtgcagtcgaagcagccaataagaatatcaagaagattgtaggaaaGATGACTGAAActtacaaagattggcatgagaaattaccgttcgccctctatgcttatcgaacatccATCAGGACCTCTACTGGTGCAACTCCTTTCTcattagtttatggaatggaaaAGGTTTTATCCATCGAGGTTGAGATTCCTTCTCTCAGAGTTTTGACAGAAGTAAAGCTAGATGAGGTAGagtggatccagtctcgatacgatcagttgaatttgatcgaagaaaagaggctaaaggaaattcgtcatggtcaaatgtaccagaAATGGATGATGCAAGCCTACAACAAGAAGGTTCGTcccagagaattccacgaaggagacctGGTATTAAAAAAGATCTTgcctatacaaaaggacttcagaggaaaatggatgccaaattgggaaggaccttatgtggtgaagaaagct ttttctggaggagcattgatattgactgaaatggatggcaagactttgcccaatcctgtgaattcagaCTCGATCAAGAAATACTTTgcctaa